The Neodiprion virginianus isolate iyNeoVirg1 chromosome 5, iyNeoVirg1.1, whole genome shotgun sequence genome contains a region encoding:
- the LOC124304379 gene encoding zinc finger protein 260-like, which yields MAVIEEFSELCRLCAGKTSLSLGLPIFETEGEIRHIDEKISACLPVQISMTDKLPKLVCQECAYKLDQLYNFREKCLHTEGMFVAMLKGVHVDDSHFKEGCGDSDQMQAMQVMDDMDLAGGEQVVSQEEMCQHGGEIQVAGIELDGDTVRMVDQHIRDMQDEVSTQQLTMHLEGDVTVVSNLTVETDLSQLDINYVTSISPQNQDCHDTCQMERVQFCKDIKFEPVIVKDEYHRLQERLSTECSTEANETDERENRMHQPDSDSDSEVDASVENEMETRTEDGTEDPLQAGIAPSTSGRSNLSSNASETPVEYTKSAKASLLQAILTNPSIDEAGNSWYVCRLCNEAATEPPSLAQHFEVHFCSCACGIYYTSVEALNIHKQHCQTSKSKEVLCTSEPCNDIATNPEEQKKPGTTARQKWTPKICTECGKQYRTNYKLQEHMRKHTGEKPFQCLLCEKAFRSKIGLAQHTATHTGQFDYTCSTCGKGFQCKSYLIVHQRVHSDLKPYPCSTCGQNFKTKQSLLDHQNRHLGVKPYMCDICGKGFITKGLCKSHQKIHSGKDNRQYPCMVCNKLFVSKSYLNTHLRIHTGEKPYKCEVCGKGFLTRVDLKIHSTMHTGEKSFVCEMCGKAFARRAALRCHRRSHTGERPYRCDVCGKTFTQFSPMAIHKRLHTGERPYECDICRKAFVSRSTMMCHRKKHHLPSTTDQKEEVSDQVMEIISTEIVVRGSHDGIQITAD from the exons ATGGCTGTGATCGAGGAATTCAGCGAGCTGTGCCGACTCTGCGCTGGTAAGACGAGTCTCAGCCTCGGTCTTCCGATTTTCGAGACCGAAGGTGAAATCCGGCAcatagatgaaaaaatttccgccTGTCTTCCTGTCCAG ATCTCCATGACGGACAAGCTGCCAAAATTGGTTTGCCAGGAATGCGCTTACAAGTTGGATCAGCTGTACAACTTCAGAGAGAAGTGTCTTCACACAGAGGGGATGTTCGTTGCCATGCTCAAGGGTGTTCATGTCGATGACAGTCATTTCAAGGAAGGTTGCGGGGATTCTGATCAAATGCAGGCCATGCAAGTGATGGATGACATGGATCTCGCCGGCGGGGAACAGGTTGTTTCTCAGGAAGAGATGTGTCAGCATGGCGGGGAAATTCAAGTTGCTGGTATAGAGCTAGATGGTGATACAGTACGAATGGTTGACCAGCACATACGTGACATGCAGGATGAG GTCTCTACTCAGCAGCTCACGATGCATCTAGAAGGAGATGTGACGGTCGTAAGTAACCTGACAGTCGAGACGGACCTCAGCCAACTGGACATAAACTATGTGACATCAATCAGTCCACAGAATCAAGACTGTCACGACACATGCCAAATGGAACGGGTACAATTCTGCAAggatataaaatttgaacCTGTTATTGTGAAGGATGAATATCATAGGCTGCAAGAACGACTCTCTACAGAATGTTCAACAGAAGCTAATGAGACTGAC gaaagagaaaatcgCATGCACCAACCAGACAGTGATAGTGATAGCGAGGTCGATGCATCAGTCGAGAACGAGATGGAGACACGAACTGAGGATGGAACTGAGGATCCCTTGCAAGCCGGGATAGCCCCGTCAACAAGTGGACGTAGTAATCTAAGTAGCAATGCAAGCGAGACACCTGTGGAATATACTAAATCAGCTAAAGCATCACTGCTACAAGCAATTCTGACCAATCCCAGTATAGATGAGGCAGGTAACAGTTGGTATGTCTGTCGTTTGTGCAACGAAGCTGCCACAGAACCTCCCAGTCTTGCGCAGCACTTTGAGGTTCATTTTTGCAGCTGCGCATGTGGCATATACTACACCAGTGTCGAGGCTCTGAATATCCATAAGCAGCACTGCCAGACGAGTAAAAGCAAAGAGGTATTATGCACAAGTGAACCATGCAACGATATTGCGACGAATCCAGAGGAGCAAAAGAAGCCTGGAACAACAGCTAGACAAAAGTGGACACCAAAAATTTGTACAGAGTGTGGAAAACAGTACAGAACTAATTACAAACTTCAAGAACACATGCGAAAGCACACTGGTGAGAAACCGTTTCAATGCCTACTTTGTGAGAAGGCCTTTCGTAGTAAAATCGGTCTCGCACAGCACACTGCAACACATACAGGACAGTTTGATTACACTTGCTCAACTTGCGGCAAAGGATTCCAGTGCAAAAGCTACCTCATAGTACACCAGCGTGTGCACTCAGACTTAAAACCATATCCTTGCAGCACATGTGGCCAGAACTTCAAGACGAAACAGTCGCTGCTAGATCATCAAAATCGGCACCTGGGTGTTAAGCCATATATGTGCGACATATGCGGTAAGGGATTCATAACGAAAGGACTGTGCAAAAGCCATCAGAAAATCCATTCAGGAAAGGATAATCGTCAGTATCCTTGCATGGTCTGCAATAAACTATTTGTTAGTAAAAGCTACCTGAATACCCACCTTCGTATTCATACTGGTGAAAAACCGTACAAATGTGAGGTATGCGGAAAGGGTTTCCTCACAAGGGTCGACCTCAAAATTCACTCCACAATGCACACCGGTGAGAAGAGTTTTGTATGTGAGATGTGTGGCAAAGCGTTTGCCCGTCGTGCGGCTCTCCGATGCCATCGTCGATCGCACACCGGCGAGCGGCCCTACAGATGCGACGTATGTGGAAAAACATTCACCCAGTTCAGTCCTATGGCGATACATAAACGTCTTCACACTGGTGAACGTCCATATGAATGCGATATTTGTCGCAAGGCGTTTGTATCCCGGTCTACTATGATGTGCCATCGCAAGAAGCACCATCTTCCATCAACTACAGATCAGAAGGAGGAGGTGTCTGACCAAGTCATGGAAATTATATCGACTGAGATTGTGGTCAGGGGGTCCCACGATGGAATACAGATAACTGCTGATTGA